CAAGATTGCCTACGTTTTCTATAATAAGCAGATCAAGGTCATATCCAAGCTCCGCCATACCTTTTTCAACGTCAGTCGCCTCAAGATGGCACCCCTGCCCGGTATTAACCTGAAACGCTGTAACTCCTGTAGCCTCGATGCGGTCAGCATCATTTGTTGTCTGCTGGTCACCTTCTATAACAGCTACTTTATATTTGTCCTTAAAGCTTCCGAGTATTTTCTCAAGTATGCTTGTTTTTCCACTTCCCGGAGATGATACAAAGTTCAGCACACATGTATTTTTGAACTTTTCACGCAGTTCAGCAGCCTTTATGTCATTTTTTGAAAGAATCTTAGTTTCTACATCAACTTTACCCATGATCAGTCCACCTCTATTTCAGTAATTTTAAGCTCTTCGCCGGTCAGCAGCTCCACTTCATATGAACCGCACTTACTGCATTTGAAAAACATCTCATCGTAAGTATCGATCACTCCGCACTTCTGACATTTGCCGGTTATCCGGACATCCTCAATAATTATTTCGGAATCCTTGATAATATTGTGATCCTCTTTTATGGCATCGTATGCGAACTGGAGAGAGTCAATTTCTATCCCCGCAAGTCTGCCTATCTGAACAAAAACTTTGGTAACCTTTTTCGCCTGATGGTTTGCGGCTGTCTCTTTGACAATCTCTATCAGGCTCGCCGCTATGCTTGCTTCATGCATGAATCAACCTTCATCATTTATTTTTCATCCCGTATTTTGTAAGTTTGATAAGTTCAAAAACCCTTTCGACATCAGCCCTCAGGTTGTCCAAATCACCGGAATTATCTATAACATAATGAGCAAATTTAAGCTTTTCGTCCAGAGGCATTTGCGCATTAATTATCTTTTTCGCATCTTCTTCTGTGATATTATCCCGCTCCATCACACGTTTAAGCTGCGTTTCAGGATCTGTATACACTACTATAAGTTTGTCGAACCTGTCCTGTGAACCAGCCTCAACAGTTACCGCCGCCTGTGTGATAATAACTGCCTTATCGTCACGCCCTTTTATGCGCCCGATCTCTTTCCGTTCATACTCACCGATTGCTGGGTGTACTATCTGTTCAAGTTTCTTCAGCATGACAGGGTCGTTAAATACTATCTTTCTTATGGCTTTTCTATTCAGAGTTTTATCGTCATTGAGCACATCTTCGCCGAACAGCTCCACAATACTGCCGTATGCTTTCTGTCCTGGCTGCATAACGATTCGGCTGATGTCATCCGTATCAAGAATATAACACCCGAGTTCTTCAAAAAATTTTGCTGCTGTGCTTTTGCCGGAGGCGATATTACCTGTTAGACCTAAATACACAAATCACCGCTTATACTTCATAAATATTTCTAAACACTTGTACTTTCTGTTCATCCGTGAGTGTACTCACCAGAACACAAAGCTCGTCCGGCCGGTATCCTCTACAGCCCCAGGGGCGTTTTTCATAGATAGCGCAGGTTTTATCATCAGAAAGATATCTGCACCTTTCGCCGGCTTTTTTACCTATTTCTTTTATGTCGAAAGCGATACAGCATGTACCGCACTTCAGGCATTCTATCTTTGTTTCACCAGACTGTGACACAAGCCCCCTCACTTCCGGCTGATTTAATCCACACCATTTATGATTTTATTAGTGAGTCTGCCGATCCCTTCTATCTCGACCTCTACGACATCTCCGGCGTCAACTCTGCCGACCCCTGCGGGGGTTCCTGTGGCGATAACATCACCAGGGAGCAGCGTCATTATCCCGCTCATAAACTCTACGATAGCGGGTATGTCAAATATCATCAGGTCGGCTGTCCCGTCCTGAACAGTTTTACCGTTTTTTATGGTCTTAACGTGGGCTTTTCTCCAATCGAACTCAGTCTCTATGAATGGTCCGATTGGTGCAAAGCTGTCGAACGATTTTGCACGGGTAAATTTCGTGTCGATCTTCTGAAGGTCTCTTGCGGTGTAGTCGTTCATACAGGTATAGCCAAATATGACGCTTTCTGCGTCCTCGCGTTTAACCTTTCTGCATTTTTTCCCTATCACAATGGCAAGTTCGCCTTCATAGTCAACCTGCTCACTCTCCGCAGGTATGGCAACTTCCCCTTTGTGCGCATTCACAGCAGTAGACGGTTTAAGAAATATCATAGGAATCTCCGGTACGTCATTCCCCAGCTCTTTTGCGTGGGCGACATAGTTCCTTGCGATACATGGAAACTTGGAAGGTAGCACAGGGGGGAGAAACTCTACGCCATCGGCATCAAACTCTCTGTCTGTTATGACAAAATCATCAAACATTGAACCTTCCATCTCTTTGATTTTACCATCAATAAAAACACCCTTCTTCTCTACTTTTCCATCCTTAAACCTGCAAAATTTCATTTCGCCCTCTTATAAATACTTCTCTTTTATATATTCTGCCGCTTTGTCCAGAGTGTTTAACTCTCCGGAGGCCATCAGCGGCTTAACCTCTTTTAATATCTCTCCCATCATGGGTCCCGGCGCAACGCCGAGCTCCTGCAAAACAGCTCCGTTCAGCCTTTCAGGCAGATTAAAGTTTATGTACGGAAGCTGGGACATAACACGGAATTCATCATCTTCTACACGGCACTGGTCAACACCGTCACAGCCGGAACGGATTATATAAAGCCGTATTCCATCATCGAGCTCATCAGGATATTTATATATCAGTTTTCTTATGGCTGTGTCATCACTGTTTTTAAGCAACTCTGCCAGCTCTTTGGTAAAAACAGATATGCGTTCAGCCTTCTTTTTCATACTGTTAGGAAAATTAAGTTTACCGGCCAGCTTGTTTTTCTCTTCCACACTAAGCCGGCAGAAGAGAGAAGATGCAAAAAATACCAGCCCGCGTCCTGCACATGCCGCCATCTCATCGTAAGCATCGAGTGACATTCCGCCTGTTATAATGCTGAAAACACCTGTTTCTTCCATCTGTCTAAGCGAATCACACGCATAATCCCCCTTGAAGAGCTTGTCCAGTTCGTTAAAAATGCGCTCAGATGCTGATTGGCTTAGGAGTTCTTTCTCCTGACGCATCTTTTCAAACGTTGCATCAGATGCAGTAAAGCCAAGCTGCGCCATAAAGCGAAAACTGCGAAGTATCCGCAGCGGATCGTCTCTGAAGGTGCTTTCGCTTATATGCCTTATCACCTTACTGTCAAGGTCTGTCCTGTCGCCGAAAATGTTACCTCCGGTATCCATAGCAAGGTTATTTATAGTAAAATCCCTCATCTGTAGGTCTTCTTCGAGAGTTTCGCCCCTAGGTTTTGAAATATCTATCTCTGTGTTCCCCCGAACCAGTCTGATATTGTCTTTAAACTCAACCCAGACTGACGGGACTGCTTCTTTCACGGCAGTTGCAAATTCTTTATAGTCATGGCTGAAACAGACAAAATCAATATCCTGAATCTCCCTGTCGAGAAGAATATCGCGAACACACCCCCCGACAAAATAAGCATCATACCCACCCTCAAGCATCACTTTTTTCAGTTCATAAAAGAAAGGGATTTTAAGGAGATTATTATACATGATAAAAGACGCTCCGATATAAACACGACTTTAATGTATTGACATGTCGGTCTTTGCTAAAATAAAATATATGTATTGTTTGCAAAACCCTTACCTCCGCAAGGATATGAAATGAATTTACTTATAATATCAGATACACACACTGATTCAATAACAAAACTCCCCCCAGCTGTTATAGATGCGGCTAAAAAAGCAGACGGCATTATCCATGCCGGAGATGTTGTCAGCTATAAGGTCATAAGCGGTCTTATAGATATTAACCCGAATGTTTACGCAGTGAAAGGAAATATGGACCCAGCATCAGGAGAAAATGTCCTTCCGCTCAAAAGAGTGCTTGAAGCAGAAGGGGTTAGAATAGGCATCGCTCACGGCGAAGGGAGCCCTCAGGGCATAGAAAACCGACTTCTCTATACCTTCGCAGACGACAAAGTGGACATTATTATATTCGGGCATACACACGTCCCCTTCTGGGGAGTGATAGGAGAAGTCCACTTCCTTAACCCCGGCAGCCCCACAAACAAACGGACAGAGCCGCAGCACTCTTATGCCATCCTAAAGCTGGATGATGGAAAATTTGACGCAGAAATTGTGAGGTTTTAAATGAAAATAGCTATCATAGGCTCCGGAAGCGCAGGCATGACCGCAGCTTATAACCTAATAGACAAAGATGTTACAGTGGACATGTTCGAAAAGGGGAACGGGCTTGAATCCAGAAACCGCAACGAGGTTATGGAAGGGTTCGGCGGTGCAGGAGCATACTCCGACGGCAAGCTGACACTCACAACAGAATACGGCGGATGGCTGACAGACTATATGCCCGAACGTGAGCTCGAAGAGCTTATAAAAGAAGCGGACGACATGTGGAAAAGCGTAAGCGGTGTCTTGGATCTTTCCTCCGGTGCAGACTATGAGGCAACCAAAAACCTTCAGTACGAATGCTCCAAACACGGACTGCGCCTATATCCTGCAAAGATACGCCACCTCGGCACAGACAACTGCCTGCTCTTTATCGAGCGTCTTTACGAGATGATAAAAAAAGCTGAAAACATTAATCTATTCTGTAATGCAAACGTAACAGATCTCATCGTTGAGAACGACACTGTCAAAGGGATAGAGCTGAATATCAACGGCATATCTGAAAAGCGCTACTATGACAAAGTGATAGCAGGTGTCGGCAGAAGCGGTAACGCATGGATGCAGGACATGGTGCGCAAATACAGCATAAAAAATGACCTTAACCCTGTTGACATAGGCGTGCGTGTGGAAGTGCCGAGAGCTATCACGGACAAATTCACCAACAACCTTTATGAATTCAAAATAAAATACTACACAAGCGAGTTTGAGGACGAGGTACGCACATTCTGCGTTAACCCAGGCGGATTTATCTCTATAGAAAAAAACACAGGCGGGCTCCTTACAGTAAACGGACACAGCTATAAAAACAGGCACAGTGATAATACTAACTTCGCTCTGCTGGTTTCCACTAAATTCACCGAACCATTTGATGAGCCGCTTAAATACGGACGCTACATCGCAAACCTGTCAAACATGCTCGCAGGTGGTGACAATGTCATAGTACAGAGATACGGTGACTTCGTGAGAGGGCGCCGCTCCACCGAAAGCCGCATCCGCAAGAACTTCGTCCGCCCCACCCTTAATGCACTCCCGGGTGACCTGTCTTTTGTTCTCCCATACAGATATCTCCACAACCTGCGAGAGACCATCGAACAACTCGACAAGGTTATGCCAGGCATGGCAGACCCAAACACACTCATGTATGGGGTCGAGGTTAAATTTTATTCTGTCAGGATAAAAGTTGATAAACACATGCGGGCGGAATCTCTCGAAAATCTATACTGTACAGGCGACGGAGCCGGACTTACCAGAGGTATCATTCAGGCAAGTGTTTCAGGGCTGATTGCCGCAAAAGACATTTTGCAAAGCAAGTGACTACACAGACAGCGTCATTGTAAACACAAAAAAGAGTCATTGCGAACACAGAAAGATGTCATTGCGAACGAAGTGAAACAATCTCATAACATCAACCTCAGCCGGAGGAACATGATTGCTTCGTCACATTATTCCCAACAATAACACTCTTCCCGTCATTGCGAACGAAGTGAAGCAATCTTACAACGTCAACCCAGCCGAAGGAATATGATTGCTTCGTCACGCTGCTCCTCGTAATAACATAGTGAGCAGAAACAAAAAAACCGCCCCGAAAGGCGGTTTATGTAAACTAAAATATAGCGTTTTTGACTATCCCGGCAAGGGAACTCGCCCCTTCCAGCTTATACACCTGCTTACCGTCCAGAACAACAGCAGGCGGGTTAATTGTCCCGTAAACCGCAGGAGCTGTCTCTTCAGAAATATCAAGAAGGTAAAGGTCAACTTTATTACCGTATTTCTCCCGTATTTCTTCTGCTTTTAACGGAGTCTCATTATCCTCTGTCCCGTCATAAAATACTTCAATTTTCAACATAATGAACCTCCTTTACAAAAAATATATGCCTGTCACCTTTACACCCTAATTATAACATCTGGGTAAGCATCTGCAAGATTTCATGCTTTTTGATAATCTATACATACTGACAAAACGGGTATATTATAAATATGAACATAGACCTATGGCTGATTGACTTGTGTTTTCTACTGTAGTATTTTAGATTTCTGCGTGCGCAAAATCACCTTGAGAGGTTATAAGCAATGCTTAAAAAATATCTGATAGCACCCGGTCCAACTCCGGTACCGGAAAAAGTGCTCCTTGAGATGACAAAACCTGTCATCCACCATAGAACAAGCGAGTTTTCAGCCACATTTGAAAAGGTCGCAAACGGACTTAAAAAAGTATTCAGCACAGAACAGGACGTTCTCATGCTTGCCGGGAGCGGTACTGCCGCCATGGAAGCCGCTGTTGTCAACACCCTTAACCCTGGCGACAATGTTCTGGTCATCAACGCCGGTAAATTCGGTCAGAGATGGCGTGACATATGTAAAACATACGGCATACTCGTTTCAACCATAGATATGGACTGGGGCAAAGCTGCAAAACCAGAAGAGATAGAGCAGTTTCTCAAAGCCAACCCTGACACAAAAGCAGTTCTGCTGCAAGGGAGCGAAACATCCACAACGGTATATCACCCTGTGGAAGAGATAGCCAAAGTAGTCAGGAAGAATGAAAATACTCTTTTAATCGTTGACGGAATCACATCCATAGGCGTGCATGACACTAAATTTGACGAGTGGGGCATAGACATAGCAATAACTGGCTCACAGAAAGCCTTCATGCTCCCCCCTGGTCTGTCTCTGATATGCCTCAGCAAAAAAGCTTGGAACTTTGTTGAAAAATCTACAATACCAAGATATTACCTCGACCTGCGTAAAGAGCTTAAATCTCAGAAGCAGGCGACCACAGCCTACACACCTGCCCTCACACTCATCAACGGTCTTGCCGTTGTCCTTGAAATGTTCGAAGAGGAAGGGCTTGAGAATGTATATAAAAGACACGCTGTAAACGGCGAAGCGACAAGAGCCGCTGTGAAGGCTATGGGCTTCAAGCTTCTGGCTGAAACTCCTTCAAACGCAGCGACAGGCTTTTACCTCCCCGAAGATATTGATGGGGGTAAACTTGTTAAGTTCATGCGTGAAAAGGTCGGCATCACATACGCAGGAGGTCAGGACCACCTGAAAGGCAGGATAGTCCGCATATCCCACCTCGGATATCATGATGCTTTCGACACTATCACAGCCATCAGCGGTCTTGAAATGGGGCTGCGCAAATTCGGAGTAGACATAAAACTCGGCTCTGGAATAGCTGCGGCAGAAGAGATACTTCAGAATTATATAGGTGAATAAGACTAAAGACCGCCATTAACGGTCTAAAATCTGGAGAATAAATGACAGGAAAGATGATGCCGAATGCTGCGGGAAATATAGCCCCTGGCAGATCGGTCAAAATGAACAAAATCGAGCACAGCATTAAAAACTCCGTGCTTGCCTATGGGTATATGGAGATATTTCTCCCTGTATACGAGTATTATGACATCCTGAAAGAAACTACTTTCAACTTTAAGGATGAAAACACAATACGCTTCATAGACAGAAACACAGGAAAATCCCTTGTCCTCAGACCGGACTTCACTCCTCAGGCGGCAAGATATTTTGCCAACTATATGGCTGACTTTCCCCTTCCGGCAAGAGTCTGCTATGACGGCAGGGTATTCCGCAACGTAAACCTCAACAAAGGGATAAAATCTGAACAGCTTCAGGTGGGAGCCGAACTGTACGGCAACGACAAACTTGATGCTGATACAGAGCTTCTTATGCTTGCGAAACGTGCTTTTGGTGATCTGAAAATTAAAGGGTGCAAGTACGTATTCGGACACAGCGGTTTTACCAGACGTGCCCTTGAGCTTGCCGGAGACAAAAAGACAGAATATCACAAACTGCTTGATGCCAAGAATGTTGACAGCATTAAAAAGCTGATAACCGGCAGCAGTGAGGCTGATAAGTTTCTTGCTTTCCTGCCAAAAGCCTTCGGCGGTATCGAAACTATTGAAAAAATAATTTCGTCCTGCGCTTTTGACAAAGAGCTCTCCGAGCACATAGGCTATATCAGGTCACTTTTCAGAAACCTTATATCACTGGGCTTCGACAAAAATGATCTTATATTTGATGCTTCAGAGTCCAGAGGGCTTGACTATTACACAGGGATCACATTCGATATCCTCCACGCAGAAGTCGGCGAAAACCTTGCCGGAGGCGGACGTTACGACAACCTGACTAAAAATTTCGGGCGCGACGTACCCGCATGTGGCGTGGTGTTCAACATCGAAGAGATATACAGAGTGGATAAATCCGACATTAAGCTGAAAGAGATAGACTGGCTTGTTGTCGGTAAAGAAAATTTCGCAAAAAGCGAGCATCTCCGGGGGGAAGGCTATACTGTCTTTTACGCCGGAGACGAGCAGAAAAAATCCGAGCTCGAAAAGAGCTATAGTTTCCGAAACATACTTTCATAGAGGTAAATCAAATGAGTTGTACTATTGTACTGGGCGCCCAGTGGGGCGACGAAGGGAAAGGTAAAGTTGTTGACCTCAGCACAGTTGATGCTGACGTAGTAGTTCGTTCATCCGGCGGTCATAACGCAGGTCACACTGTTGTTGT
This window of the Denitrovibrio acetiphilus DSM 12809 genome carries:
- the hypB gene encoding hydrogenase nickel incorporation protein HypB, translated to MGKVDVETKILSKNDIKAAELREKFKNTCVLNFVSSPGSGKTSILEKILGSFKDKYKVAVIEGDQQTTNDADRIEATGVTAFQVNTGQGCHLEATDVEKGMAELGYDLDLLIIENVGNLVCPSQFDLGEDAKVIVLSTTEGADKPAKYPVMFHVGSAFIINKTDLLPYVDFDVEQCEEYAKGVNPELEVFKTSCKTGEGLNELTTYIERMIKAKKG
- a CDS encoding hydrogenase maturation nickel metallochaperone HypA; amino-acid sequence: MHEASIAASLIEIVKETAANHQAKKVTKVFVQIGRLAGIEIDSLQFAYDAIKEDHNIIKDSEIIIEDVRITGKCQKCGVIDTYDEMFFKCSKCGSYEVELLTGEELKITEIEVD
- the coaE gene encoding dephospho-CoA kinase (Dephospho-CoA kinase (CoaE) performs the final step in coenzyme A biosynthesis.), which gives rise to MYLGLTGNIASGKSTAAKFFEELGCYILDTDDISRIVMQPGQKAYGSIVELFGEDVLNDDKTLNRKAIRKIVFNDPVMLKKLEQIVHPAIGEYERKEIGRIKGRDDKAVIITQAAVTVEAGSQDRFDKLIVVYTDPETQLKRVMERDNITEEDAKKIINAQMPLDEKLKFAHYVIDNSGDLDNLRADVERVFELIKLTKYGMKNK
- a CDS encoding YkgJ family cysteine cluster protein gives rise to the protein MSQSGETKIECLKCGTCCIAFDIKEIGKKAGERCRYLSDDKTCAIYEKRPWGCRGYRPDELCVLVSTLTDEQKVQVFRNIYEV
- a CDS encoding fumarylacetoacetate hydrolase family protein, which gives rise to MKFCRFKDGKVEKKGVFIDGKIKEMEGSMFDDFVITDREFDADGVEFLPPVLPSKFPCIARNYVAHAKELGNDVPEIPMIFLKPSTAVNAHKGEVAIPAESEQVDYEGELAIVIGKKCRKVKREDAESVIFGYTCMNDYTARDLQKIDTKFTRAKSFDSFAPIGPFIETEFDWRKAHVKTIKNGKTVQDGTADLMIFDIPAIVEFMSGIMTLLPGDVIATGTPAGVGRVDAGDVVEVEIEGIGRLTNKIINGVD
- a CDS encoding CCA tRNA nucleotidyltransferase, which produces MYNNLLKIPFFYELKKVMLEGGYDAYFVGGCVRDILLDREIQDIDFVCFSHDYKEFATAVKEAVPSVWVEFKDNIRLVRGNTEIDISKPRGETLEEDLQMRDFTINNLAMDTGGNIFGDRTDLDSKVIRHISESTFRDDPLRILRSFRFMAQLGFTASDATFEKMRQEKELLSQSASERIFNELDKLFKGDYACDSLRQMEETGVFSIITGGMSLDAYDEMAACAGRGLVFFASSLFCRLSVEEKNKLAGKLNFPNSMKKKAERISVFTKELAELLKNSDDTAIRKLIYKYPDELDDGIRLYIIRSGCDGVDQCRVEDDEFRVMSQLPYINFNLPERLNGAVLQELGVAPGPMMGEILKEVKPLMASGELNTLDKAAEYIKEKYL
- a CDS encoding metallophosphoesterase family protein is translated as MNLLIISDTHTDSITKLPPAVIDAAKKADGIIHAGDVVSYKVISGLIDINPNVYAVKGNMDPASGENVLPLKRVLEAEGVRIGIAHGEGSPQGIENRLLYTFADDKVDIIIFGHTHVPFWGVIGEVHFLNPGSPTNKRTEPQHSYAILKLDDGKFDAEIVRF
- a CDS encoding NAD(P)/FAD-dependent oxidoreductase, translated to MKIAIIGSGSAGMTAAYNLIDKDVTVDMFEKGNGLESRNRNEVMEGFGGAGAYSDGKLTLTTEYGGWLTDYMPERELEELIKEADDMWKSVSGVLDLSSGADYEATKNLQYECSKHGLRLYPAKIRHLGTDNCLLFIERLYEMIKKAENINLFCNANVTDLIVENDTVKGIELNINGISEKRYYDKVIAGVGRSGNAWMQDMVRKYSIKNDLNPVDIGVRVEVPRAITDKFTNNLYEFKIKYYTSEFEDEVRTFCVNPGGFISIEKNTGGLLTVNGHSYKNRHSDNTNFALLVSTKFTEPFDEPLKYGRYIANLSNMLAGGDNVIVQRYGDFVRGRRSTESRIRKNFVRPTLNALPGDLSFVLPYRYLHNLRETIEQLDKVMPGMADPNTLMYGVEVKFYSVRIKVDKHMRAESLENLYCTGDGAGLTRGIIQASVSGLIAAKDILQSK
- a CDS encoding pyridoxal-phosphate-dependent aminotransferase family protein, with protein sequence MLKKYLIAPGPTPVPEKVLLEMTKPVIHHRTSEFSATFEKVANGLKKVFSTEQDVLMLAGSGTAAMEAAVVNTLNPGDNVLVINAGKFGQRWRDICKTYGILVSTIDMDWGKAAKPEEIEQFLKANPDTKAVLLQGSETSTTVYHPVEEIAKVVRKNENTLLIVDGITSIGVHDTKFDEWGIDIAITGSQKAFMLPPGLSLICLSKKAWNFVEKSTIPRYYLDLRKELKSQKQATTAYTPALTLINGLAVVLEMFEEEGLENVYKRHAVNGEATRAAVKAMGFKLLAETPSNAATGFYLPEDIDGGKLVKFMREKVGITYAGGQDHLKGRIVRISHLGYHDAFDTITAISGLEMGLRKFGVDIKLGSGIAAAEEILQNYIGE
- a CDS encoding ATP phosphoribosyltransferase regulatory subunit; protein product: MTGKMMPNAAGNIAPGRSVKMNKIEHSIKNSVLAYGYMEIFLPVYEYYDILKETTFNFKDENTIRFIDRNTGKSLVLRPDFTPQAARYFANYMADFPLPARVCYDGRVFRNVNLNKGIKSEQLQVGAELYGNDKLDADTELLMLAKRAFGDLKIKGCKYVFGHSGFTRRALELAGDKKTEYHKLLDAKNVDSIKKLITGSSEADKFLAFLPKAFGGIETIEKIISSCAFDKELSEHIGYIRSLFRNLISLGFDKNDLIFDASESRGLDYYTGITFDILHAEVGENLAGGGRYDNLTKNFGRDVPACGVVFNIEEIYRVDKSDIKLKEIDWLVVGKENFAKSEHLRGEGYTVFYAGDEQKKSELEKSYSFRNILS